In the Silvanigrella aquatica genome, ATGTAGCGTCGGCGTTGACGTTTTGTTTGTAGGCCCTCTACCGACCCCCGGAATAGCCTATTTAACAAGAGGTATGCGTGCCAATGCCGGAATTATGATTTCGGCAAGTCACAATCCCTTTCAAGATAATGGCATTAAACTTTTTGATCACAATGGATTTAAGCTTCCCGATCATGATGAATCTCAAATCGAACAACTTATAGATAGCCCTGATTTAGATAAATATCTCGTGAACTCCGAACAATTGGGAAGAGCAAAAAGAATTGATGATGCCATTGGTCAATATGCCGTCTTTTTAAAGGAACGTTTCCCTAAAAATTTAAAATTAGATGGCAAAAAAATTGTCTTAGATTGTGCACATGGCGCAGGTTATAAAGTAACGCCAAAGGTTTTTGAAGAACTAGGAGCCAAAGTCATTTCCATACACGATGACCCTAATGGATTTAATATTAATTACGAGTGTGGTGCCTTACACCCTCAAAATTTAGCTGAAAAAGTTGTAGAATATAAAGCGGACATTGGTTTTGCATTAGACGGTGACGCCGATCGTTTAATTGTTGTCGATGAAAAAGGTAACATCCTGGATGGAGACCATATTATTGCTATGTGTGCTCTTGAAATGAAATCACAAAATCAATTAAAAAATAATGGTGTTTGTGTTACGATAATGAGTAATAAAGGTTTTGACGTTGCAATGGAAAATGCGGGTATTCATGTCATTAGAACAAGCGTAGGAGATCGTAACGTCATGGAAAGCATGCTTACCAATGACTTTATACTTGGAGGAGAGCAGTCGGGTCATTTAATTTTTCTCGACTCCAGCACAACAGGTGATGCCACTATTGCCTGCTTAAAAGTTCTTGAAATGATGTGTCATACCAATAAAAAAATATCAGAACTCACTTCTATTATGAAAAAATTTCCACAGATTACAAAGAATGTAAAAGTGAAATCAAAACCTCCTCTAGCGAACCTTCATAAAACAAATACCCTGATTAAAAGATTTGAAGAAGAGCTTGGTTCAACAGGTAGAGTATTGTTACGTTATAGTGGCACTGAATCGCTTGCCCGCATTACACTTGAAGGTCCTGAGTATAAAAGAATTGAAGAAATGGCAAAACAAATTGAAAACGAACTTTTACAAGAGATTGGATAAAAATGCCACAAAGGAATTTAAGCTTTGGTTTCTTTTCTAATAAAATGAATTGGAATAGATTCCTTTATCTCAAGCTCCTTCAATTTGTCATTCGTCCAGCCCGAAAAGTCGAAGATCTTGACGTAATCAAGGCAACTGAAATTCGAGTTGATCGCACTTTATCTGCTTGCTTTAAAAAATATCTAAATTTATCTGGTTTTCAATCAAAAAAAATATCAACAAAATTTGGCCAAATACATTATTATGACAGTGATCCTAAATCAAACTTAAAACCACTTATATTCATTCATGGATTAGGAAGTAGTGGACAAAGTTGGTGGATTTTAGGAAAAATGCTCGCCAACAAACGACGTATTTTAATTCCAGATTTATTCCATATGTCTGGTTTTAGTGAACCCAATAATCCCATCATGGATTTTTTTGAGCATGGCGAATCTTTAGTCGAATTTATCAAAGCAATTACCAATGATAGCGTTGATATATGTGGATTAAGTTTAGGAGGCTGGCTCTCACTTCACTTATCTATTCATTATCCAGAAATAATAAATAAGCTCATTTTAATGAATCCTGCAGGATTAAAAATAAATCCCTTCGCCTTAAGAGATACTCTAACATATCTTAGCTGGAGAAAATTCCAAAAATTATATCCCGGAATTTTAAAAGCATTTCCTTACACGGGTTTTCCTTTTTTAAGTGAAACAGCAAAAAGATCTTTATTTCGAAATTTAAAAGATGAAAGAGTTAAAGATCTTCTAAAAACAACCCAAGAAAAGTATTTTATCGATAGTAATTTAAAAAAAATAAGATGCCCTGTATTACTTTTATGGGGAAAAGAAGATAAGTTATTGTCAAGACAAATAGCTATAAATTTAAATAAAAATATTAATAATATAACAGCAAAATGGGTTGAAGGCTGCGCCCATGTGTTGTGTTTGGAAGCTCCTGCAACCTGCTTTCATGAAATCAATAAATTTTTAAATCTCACCGGAATTAAAAACAACTCATTTACTCAAACAGTTTTATCTGCTAGTTTTTCATATTCAGTTACTTCAATTCAAACTAAAGAGAACGATAATGATTATTGATAAAAATTTTTCACCCATGATGGAACAAGTTTTTGCAGGACGTGGATTTTCAATTGATGAAGCAGAAGCTCTTACACACAGCATGATAGATGGCACTTTATCTGATGTACGTATTGCCGCAGTATTAACTGGTTTCCGATTCTTACCCCTATCTGAAGAAGTGATCATTAGAATATTAAAAACAATTCAAGAAAATCATAAAAATAAAATAAAACACACTCTTCCCCATGTCGTCGATTGTAGCGGCACAGGAGGAGATAAAACATCCACGCTTAATATATTAACTATTTCATCGCTGGTTACAGCAGGAGCAGGTGCCCATGTTGCCCGATTTACGGGAGTTGGAATTTCTAATAAATCGGGCAGCAGTGGCGACGTCTTACAAATGCTCAATATCAATCCTGCAAATTCTTTAGATAATGCTTATGATCAGTTAAACAAATGCCATTTCTCCTTTTTACAATTAAATACATTTTATCCTACATTAAAACATTTGATGGATATTCGAAAAACTTTAGGATTTAAAACCATAATTGACTTAGTTTTCCCTTTAGCTAATCCAGTTAATTTAACAGGGCAATTCATTGGGGTTTATAATAAAGATTCTTTACCATTAATGGCAAATTGTATGAAAAAGCTAGGACGCAACAGAGCCCTCATTGCTTATGGAGAAGATGGCTTAGATGAAATTTCAGTTTGCAGTGCAACTTATCTTTCGAAATTAGAAAATGGGAAAATTTCACATGACGTTATAAAACCCAGTGATTTTGGATTTAAGACCCATAAAATTAAAGATTTATTTGGAAAAGACGTTGAATACAATACTAAAATATTAATTGAAACATTAAAAAACCGAGCTCATTCTGCTGTTTTAGATGCTGTGATATTAAATGCAGCTGCAACATTATGGTGTGCCGAATTATGCGATAGCCTCTCAGAAGGCATCGCATTAGCTAAAGAAACTATAAATTCCGGTAAAGCACTTAAAATGCTTGATAAATGGAAAAACAATTCAAACTAACAATGGAAATATATATTCATGTTTTTTCAAAAAAAAAATTTATTAAGTTTTTTTCTTGAGCAACAAAAAAAATTAACTTTATTAAACTCGAATTATTTTTCATTATCAGATAAAAGACAATTGGCTGAAAATATTTTTTTAAGAAATAAAACAAAATACAATTTAAATCATAAAATTGAAAATAAAAAATACACTCTTATTCCTAATTATATTCATGATAAAGATTTTTGTAGTTTATTCGATACTGAAGTAAACATAATAGATTTTAACAATAAAGATGATATTTTTTGCCTATTCACCTCACCACTGCATGAAGAATGGCTTGAAAAAATTTCTATTAAACATGAAGACTCCTTGGTTCTTCGCTCCGGTTTTTTCACTCAAGAATATGAAATATACGACTCTATTATCCATGGTTTTGATGGAATGTTTATATATTGTTATAATTTAGATAAATATCAAATACAATACTTAACAGAAATTGGACGTGAATTTCACTTCTCAATCATTTTTATAATTCATAATAAAAAAGAACTTCAAACTGTATTAGATACAGATGCTCCTTATATTGCCATATCAGGATACAATCCCCATAATTTTTCACATGATAGCAGCATTTTTTTTCAACTGGCAAATTTACTCCCTAAGACAACAAATTTGATGGCATGGGCTGGGTTATTAGAAAATTCTAAAAAAACTCTCTTAAATAATATTGGTTTCAAAGTGATATTCGAAGCTCGTTAAAATTTTAATTCTTTTAAAGTCAAAAATATGTCATAATTTTAATATAAAAAAAGTGTAATATAATTTTAATATAATTGTAATAATTTTTAAAGAATTGGAGAATTCCATTTACCAATTTAAAAATTTTAAATTAATTTTAATAGTTTCAATTTTATCCACATATCAAAATAGTTATTCTCAAGAGTTTGGATCTGATGGCAATACAATAAAACTTTTGCTTGGTGGTGGATATGAATCGATGAATATCCAAGGGAATAACTATACAGGTTATGACGCTAAATTAAAAATTCTTTTTCCCTTTATGGGTTCAAAAGACTTTTATATTGGATTCGGTGGAAAATACGATAACGTAACTTACACACCCCCTTCTATTCAATCGTCAGTGACTTACACTCATGCCTATGACTCATTTCAAACTGGGCTGGATTTTGGATATAATTTATCATTCTCATTTGTAGATTTTTTAATCAATCCTTACTTATATTATTCATTTTATGATACTTGGTTACAAACGACAGATACTTCAACTTATCAACAAACGTATTCACCTTATATTCAGCACAACCTAAATTACGGCATAGGTTTCAATGTATTATTCAAATATCATTTCGACAGCAGTTTTGGAATGTATTATGGACCTAGTTTTTATTATTCAAATGCCTACATGATTTATCAAAATGCAAATGACAGTAAAGGAAATGCCAACGCGGGCGGTGAAGGCTCTTTTAACTATTACTCTGCAGATCTGACCCTTGGCTTGTTCTTCTAACTTCTAATTATTTTAAAAAGAAAAATCTTTATATTATCTTATTTTATGGATCCGCTCTATTTAATATTTTAATTGCAGTAGAGTATTTTGCCGTACCCAACGCCACTCCAACATAGCCATTTCCTAAACCTCCTCCATTTGCTCCCCAGCAATAAACATCATCTGTGCTTAGTAACACACAGTTTGTTTTATCGGATGCCGCAATATCCACAATCTTTGAATTTGCGGGAAAACCTTGCACAGGAGATCCTATATTAGGAACTGTAAATTGAGTCTGCGATGAACCCGCTCCTACCTGTCCAAAGGTATTGTCGCCCCAGCAATAGACATTTTTATAATCGTTTGCAACGGCACAAGTATGATTATCACCAGTAACCACCATTTCAACTCCACTTAAATTATTGACTCCAACTAAAGTGCTAGAAAGTACAGTTGAGCTATTTCCTAATTGCCCATTCGCATTATTCCCAAAGCATTGAAGACCTTGGTTCTTATTTATAAAGCACATATGTGATCCATCACCGCTGGAAACAGCGGTCAAGTTGCTACCCATGAAAGTAGGCGTAGGATTAAAAAGTAAATTAAGATAAGTAGAAGTTGTATTTCCCCAACAATACCCATTACTTGAAGTTGTAACAGCGCACGTCATTCTATCCGATGCCGCAATATAAGAAATAACGGAATCTCCCGTTGGTAAACTCGCTGTCACGCCTGTAAGACGTGACGTACCTGAAGTGCCATCACCAACCTGACCAAAAGCATTCGAACTCCAACAGCTCTCTGTGCTATCTGTGTAAAGAGCACACGAATGCTGGTCACCAACGGCAAAGCTTTTTAAAGTTTTGCTTCCAATATTTGAAACACTAACCGGATTGTTACTTGAAGTTGTATTTCCATTTCCTAACTGTCCCTGAGTATTATCTCCCCAGCATTTAAAACCACTTTTGAAATAGCCACATGTCGTTCCTAGAGCAGCAGAAACGGAAACGGCAAAATCACCTGAACTAACAGAAGCTGTTCCATTTACAGAAGCTAACACAGGCGTTGCAGAATCTGTTGCTGAAGCATTACCTAACTGTCCCGTTGAATTATATCCCCAGCATTTAATATTGCCACTTCTCATGACAACACACGCTCCAAGATCGGCGGCACTAAGTAACCCATATTCTCGGCCGTTTGTTGAATAGGAAGGAACATACCCTAAAGACTTAGAATAAGAGACTAAGTCATTTAAGGAATTAAATGAGGCAATATCTAAAGGAACAGTAGGATCGGGCAAATCATACAATTGAGAGCAACCTGACAAACCTATTAAGAGCAAAGATGCTCCTAAAAAAATGAAATTCTTTTGATTTATTTGAAAAATTTTATTTTCCATAAAAACCTTTCCATTATTCTAAATCACCAAAATATCAATCGATACTTATAGCTTATACAATATTAAATATATTATCAAAAATATATTTATATTTTTAAAGCACACAAGTAACCTAATATAAAAATATTTGACACATTAAAAATGTAAGAAATTATAAATAAAAAAATTTTTAATAAATAAAAAAATATAAAATTAAAAAAATTATTTAAAATAAGGAAACAAAAAAATATTAATTTTATATTTATTCAATAAAAATATTGACATTAATTAATTTGAAAAAAATTCCTTTGTGTGCTAGTAAAAGAATCAGTTTAAAATAACAAATATTTAAAAAAGCAACCCAGATATAGTTATTTTGAACTATTTTTCTACATTTTAAAAGGAGACATTAATGAAATATATTTCATTATTTGCTTTAGTTTCTGCTTCTATTCCTGCAATGGCCTTTGCGAATTCAAAAATTCAAACAACGACATTGCCTTTACCCGTTAATCAACAAATGCAACAACAAGACAAACCATCAATTGACTTTGTCGTTGGATTACCTGTCTATCAAGATAGTGTTGATGCTAAACAATATTATTATATTCCCAAATTACAAGCATCAGTGAATGCGGATGGAGTTTCAGCCACCTTTATAAAAAATGAAGTAGCTGTATCAAGCTCTTCCTTAATTTCTGATTTAAGTATGAAGCTTTCAAATTTAACATCAGAAGAATATTTTAATGCTAGAAAAGTCGTTATGGATTTGCAAAAAGTATTAGATGATGCGATAAAAGCGAATCCGTCCGATCCCAACATCGCCGTATATCAAAATTATTTAAATAAAGCTTTGGAAAGAAAGAAAGCTGCTGAAGCAAATGTTTCCAGCTTTCAAGGCAGCCTTCCTGCAGGCGTTTTAACTTCAATGTATAATAATATAACAACATTATTTAGCAATGCAGGGATCTATTTTCCATTGAATTTTGGAGAGTCCATCACTGAAAGACACAATAGATTAAATCAAAGCTTAGTTGCTTTAAATTCATCAAATGGTGGGTTAATAACTGGGAATATTTATGGCGGTTTTACTGCCGATGAATTATTAAAAATAAAAACATATAAAAATAATTACGCACAAGATATCAGAATAGCAATTATGCCTATGTCTGGTTTGAGCTTTGAATCCTTAACAGAGCTGCAATACGACGCCAATGGCGTGAAAAGCCAAAGAGCGGGTATTCCTATATTCTCATCGCTTAAAGGAGGAGGAAACCTTGCAGGTGCCACATTTAACTTTGATTTAACGACAAATGGAGCAGTTTCTTTTGCAAGAAATCTTTCTCCCTTTATTCCACCAATTGCTGTAAAAGGTGTGTTAAAACAACAAGTGTCATCTTATAAAGCCATTCTTGATTGCGATTTTACCTCTGGGATGTTACCAGGCGTAAAATCTGTCATAAACAAACAAGTTGCTGTCTATCAAGACAATATCGTATCTAATCTCATACCTAATGTTCAACAAGCACAAAGCGCTTGTAAACTTACTATGATTTCTGGAGATAAAGAGGCTGCTTATATTGCAGCTGTTCAAGCGATTGAAAAAGAAATCGGCCAATTGCAAATTCAAAAATCGAATCTTTCTCCTGGCGATAAGTCTCAATACTGGCAACAAGTGCAACAACAAAATCAACAAATTCCACCTGTGCCAATTAATGATCAAACACAACAAAACGGTTATCAAAATGTTTTCCAAGCTTACCAACAATCAGGCTGGGAACAATCTGCATCAACCGCTTTATCAAATCGTCCGAACTTTTATTGGCAAACAAATGTTCAGGATTTAGCAAGTCTCAAAGGATTAAAGATTCATAAAGAATTGGCATCATTTGAAACTCAAGCAATTCAAATTTCAATTCCAACAAATCTTTGTTTTGTTTGGAATGTAAACTCAAGAGCTTACCGTGCTTGTAATCCGGGAGAGCAATCAGCGGCTGTTCCTTTAACAGATGCATCACAAGCAGCAAGCCAATCGCAATCATGCGTCGGTTATAAAGATGCAAATCAATGCGGAAATAACAGAAACATAATGGCTCCAACCTCTCCTGAAGGAAATATTCTTCCCGATTTTCTCTAACCTAAAAAAAAGGAGCTTCTAAGAATGAGAAGCTCCTTTTTAATTTCACTTAGAGGTTTATCCCCATGCTGAAAAAAATTTTAACGTTGACTTTTCTAATGATAAGCACCCATTCCTTAGCAAGTGCAAATATGATTCATAAAGTTCAAAATGATTCCTATGATGCACTTGGGAAAGTAAGACAATCATTAAAAGGTTGCTTTAATAGCTGGTTTAAAGAACTTCATGTGAGCGATAAAATATATCTCATGGAGTATTTAAAACCAGATGGTAATTGTTTATTTAATCCAGAAGAAATATTAAATTTATCAAATTCATTAAATAATTTCACATTAAATAATTTAAATTCTTGCCAAAATGATAATATTTTAGGAAACATTACAACTCTTTATATTACAATTGAACTTGAACAATATTTAACAGATAAAACAAGCAATAGAACTTTCAACGAAAAATACAATTCCATTCTTGAATTAACTTATAATAACTTGTATAAATTTTATTCAAGTCAAACTAATACAGAATTTATTAATTCACAAAATACTTTCTAAGAAGTGGGTATGTACTATGGATAAAAGAAATTTAATTTTTATTTGCTCGGGTTTATTAATTGCATTAGGCATTTCATTTTATATCACTAAAAATCAAACCGTTGAAGAAATAGAAATAAAAAATTCAAATAATAAAAAAATTGAAACACAGAATTCAAATGAAAATATGAAAAGCAAGGAACAGAATCAGAAATTAAATTTAAGTTCTACTCCTCCGGTAAAAAATATGACTCCTACTGAATATGTCGCTTGGGTACAGGATCCTAATAATAGAGTTTTGTTGGAAATTAGAGATGACGGCGCAAAAATTTATAGAAAAGGGAATGTGACAATTACTGTTTTTGCAAATGGAAAAGAAATATATTTACCCGACGAAATATAATTTTTAGAGTGAGTATTTCTGCCATATTGGTAAAATCTCATTAAGGTAACTCATAAATTTCCATAATCCCACACGATATTCCTCAATTCCAAAACGATCTACTTTAGACTCTGGATACGCAATACCAAACCCAAAGAGACCTGGAGCAATAATTCCTGTCTTTGCATTGTAATTTATTGATTCAAAATCTTCGACTGGAATTGCACGAGATTCAAATCCAACAGCATAAATAACATGAGTGCATTGGGAGAGATATTTTTGAAGATTTTCTTTATTAGCAACATAGCGCTCAAGACTTTGAGGTAATTTTCCGTGTAAATTTTCTTTTGCCCACAGCGCCGTTGTACCTTTTAACCCTGTATTATCAAATAAAATACAATCGTCTAAATAAACAGCATAGCACAAAGGAGATTGATAAAAATTCAAAATTCTTGTTACAGCGGTACATTCTATTAAATTTCTGAGTATTAAAACTGCGGAATGTGAGGATCCAAATACAGCAATCTTATCTTTATTAGAACAATACTCAGACAATTTATCTTTATTGAGAGCAATTTCTAATGAAATTTCTTTCAACGAAGGATAGGATAAACTTTTTTGCTTAGCACCTGTCGCTAAAATCACATTTGTCGATGTGATTTGTTCTCCACCCTCTAAAGAAACAACCCAATTTCTATTTTTCATTTTCACAGATACAGCGGAATTTTTTAAAGAAGTTACACTTTTCCTTAAATGTTCAGATATCCATGCCAAAGGCGAGACCATATAACTGAGCTCGCATGTTCCGTTAGGATCTAATTCATGAATTTTGAAATTTTCTTTACAGTTTGGATAATTAAATGAGGTTGATTCATTTAAAAATTTTAAAAATAAACTCACCTTTGTATTGCTTGGTACTTTATTCCATTTTGTACCAAAATCACCGACTTGAAAAGAGGGATCAAGCCAAGCAATTTGCTTAGGATTGACTTGATTATCAATTAACTTTCCCACAGCAGCAATTCCAGCAGGTCCCGCTCCTATTACGGTCCACTTAAAGTCATGTTCTTTTTCCATAACACATGCCTTATTCTTAAAATAAAACAATATTGTTTTATTTTAAATAGACTTTAATCAGGAATTTCCAAATTGTAAAATTTCTTTAAGCGCCTTAGATCCCTCAACTACTTGCTGAGTGCTACAACTAAAAGCAAAGCGAATGGCATTGGCACAACTAATGCCAAAACTATCGCCAGGGGCACTGCCAATACCGCGTTCTGCTAAAAAGTCAGAAAGTTGCGAAACAGATTTAATTTGCAATTGATTAAGCAAAGAGGGCTCAACTTCACACCACAGATAAAAAGCACCCTGAGGTTTAAAGGGAATTAAACCTGGGATTTCCGAAGCAGCATTATAAATGATTTCGCGGCGTTTTTTATACTCTGTAAGCATAAATTCAAGGTGATCACGAGGTCCTGTTACAGCAGCTAAAGCTCCCCATTGAGCAATACTATTAATTCCATTGACGGTACAACGTAACAATTTAGGAATACGTTCTTTTAATGCTTTATTTTTTGTTACAATATAACCCACACGTAAACCACTCATGGCATGGGTTTTAGAAAAAGAATATAAAGAAATAGCTTTGTCGTAATTTTCAAGACCACTTGCCGGAGAATAGTGCTCTCCTTCATAAACGAGATCTTCATATGCTTCATCACAAATAAGCCACAATCCTCTTTCTGCAGCTAAATTTGCAATACGCTGTAATTCTTCTTTAGGAACAATAGCGCCAGATGGATTTTGTGGTGAATTTACAAAAATCGCTTTTGTTCGTGAAGTTATTTTTTTAACAATATCTTCATAACTATATTGATAATTATTTTGTCTTGATAAAGG is a window encoding:
- a CDS encoding alpha/beta fold hydrolase encodes the protein MPQRNLSFGFFSNKMNWNRFLYLKLLQFVIRPARKVEDLDVIKATEIRVDRTLSACFKKYLNLSGFQSKKISTKFGQIHYYDSDPKSNLKPLIFIHGLGSSGQSWWILGKMLANKRRILIPDLFHMSGFSEPNNPIMDFFEHGESLVEFIKAITNDSVDICGLSLGGWLSLHLSIHYPEIINKLILMNPAGLKINPFALRDTLTYLSWRKFQKLYPGILKAFPYTGFPFLSETAKRSLFRNLKDERVKDLLKTTQEKYFIDSNLKKIRCPVLLLWGKEDKLLSRQIAINLNKNINNITAKWVEGCAHVLCLEAPATCFHEINKFLNLTGIKNNSFTQTVLSASFSYSVTSIQTKENDNDY
- a CDS encoding FAD-dependent oxidoreductase; translated protein: MEKEHDFKWTVIGAGPAGIAAVGKLIDNQVNPKQIAWLDPSFQVGDFGTKWNKVPSNTKVSLFLKFLNESTSFNYPNCKENFKIHELDPNGTCELSYMVSPLAWISEHLRKSVTSLKNSAVSVKMKNRNWVVSLEGGEQITSTNVILATGAKQKSLSYPSLKEISLEIALNKDKLSEYCSNKDKIAVFGSSHSAVLILRNLIECTAVTRILNFYQSPLCYAVYLDDCILFDNTGLKGTTALWAKENLHGKLPQSLERYVANKENLQKYLSQCTHVIYAVGFESRAIPVEDFESINYNAKTGIIAPGLFGFGIAYPESKVDRFGIEEYRVGLWKFMSYLNEILPIWQKYSL
- a CDS encoding RCC1 domain-containing protein, whose protein sequence is MENKIFQINQKNFIFLGASLLLIGLSGCSQLYDLPDPTVPLDIASFNSLNDLVSYSKSLGYVPSYSTNGREYGLLSAADLGACVVMRSGNIKCWGYNSTGQLGNASATDSATPVLASVNGTASVSSGDFAVSVSAALGTTCGYFKSGFKCWGDNTQGQLGNGNTTSSNNPVSVSNIGSKTLKSFAVGDQHSCALYTDSTESCWSSNAFGQVGDGTSGTSRLTGVTASLPTGDSVISYIAASDRMTCAVTTSSNGYCWGNTTSTYLNLLFNPTPTFMGSNLTAVSSGDGSHMCFINKNQGLQCFGNNANGQLGNSSTVLSSTLVGVNNLSGVEMVVTGDNHTCAVANDYKNVYCWGDNTFGQVGAGSSQTQFTVPNIGSPVQGFPANSKIVDIAASDKTNCVLLSTDDVYCWGANGGGLGNGYVGVALGTAKYSTAIKILNRADP
- a CDS encoding pyridoxal phosphate-dependent aminotransferase; protein product: MNRLDSISFGKIVQIREQLLKLQATGKKVYRLESGDPSFSIAPHISVAIEKALHDGKTHYIPNNGIPELLKALSQKLYNQNKIKVTENDIFVTNGAMHALYVVFQCMLEQGDEVIVPEPLWTEIGENIRLAGGVTVSVPLSRQNNYQYSYEDIVKKITSRTKAIFVNSPQNPSGAIVPKEELQRIANLAAERGLWLICDEAYEDLVYEGEHYSPASGLENYDKAISLYSFSKTHAMSGLRVGYIVTKNKALKERIPKLLRCTVNGINSIAQWGALAAVTGPRDHLEFMLTEYKKRREIIYNAASEIPGLIPFKPQGAFYLWCEVEPSLLNQLQIKSVSQLSDFLAERGIGSAPGDSFGISCANAIRFAFSCSTQQVVEGSKALKEILQFGNS
- the glmM gene encoding phosphoglucosamine mutase, with the protein product MAKYFGTDGIRGEANKGLMSPNMLLKIAQSFGIILKKRSERPKVLIGKDTRVSGYMIEGVIASGLCSVGVDVLFVGPLPTPGIAYLTRGMRANAGIMISASHNPFQDNGIKLFDHNGFKLPDHDESQIEQLIDSPDLDKYLVNSEQLGRAKRIDDAIGQYAVFLKERFPKNLKLDGKKIVLDCAHGAGYKVTPKVFEELGAKVISIHDDPNGFNINYECGALHPQNLAEKVVEYKADIGFALDGDADRLIVVDEKGNILDGDHIIAMCALEMKSQNQLKNNGVCVTIMSNKGFDVAMENAGIHVIRTSVGDRNVMESMLTNDFILGGEQSGHLIFLDSSTTGDATIACLKVLEMMCHTNKKISELTSIMKKFPQITKNVKVKSKPPLANLHKTNTLIKRFEEELGSTGRVLLRYSGTESLARITLEGPEYKRIEEMAKQIENELLQEIG
- the trpD gene encoding anthranilate phosphoribosyltransferase; this translates as MIIDKNFSPMMEQVFAGRGFSIDEAEALTHSMIDGTLSDVRIAAVLTGFRFLPLSEEVIIRILKTIQENHKNKIKHTLPHVVDCSGTGGDKTSTLNILTISSLVTAGAGAHVARFTGVGISNKSGSSGDVLQMLNINPANSLDNAYDQLNKCHFSFLQLNTFYPTLKHLMDIRKTLGFKTIIDLVFPLANPVNLTGQFIGVYNKDSLPLMANCMKKLGRNRALIAYGEDGLDEISVCSATYLSKLENGKISHDVIKPSDFGFKTHKIKDLFGKDVEYNTKILIETLKNRAHSAVLDAVILNAAATLWCAELCDSLSEGIALAKETINSGKALKMLDKWKNNSN